The following coding sequences are from one Humulus lupulus chromosome X, drHumLupu1.1, whole genome shotgun sequence window:
- the LOC133806180 gene encoding uncharacterized mitochondrial protein AtMg00810-like codes for MKDEFEMSMVGELNYFLGLQVKQTEDGTFISQSKYAKNLIKKFGMESTKHAKTPMETMVKLTKDENGVKVDPTLATRPDISYNVGVCAPYQGNPMKSHVTAVKRIIHYVNVFSLCLAAMVKTRGSGSRSLKDLKAGSLTTSSSLTKKKA; via the exons ATGAAAGATGAATTTGAAATGAGTATGGTAGGAGAGTTAAATTACTTCCTAGGATTGCAAGTCAAACAGACAGAAGATGGAACCTTCATCTCTCAAAGTAAGTATGCCAAAAATTTGATCAAGAAATTTGGGATGGAGTCTACTAAacatgccaaaacaccaatggaaACCATGGTCAAACTGaccaaggatgaaaatggtgtaaagGTAGATCCAACACTGGCTACTCGTCCTGACATTAGCTACAATGTTGGGGTATGTGCTCCGTATCAAGGGAATCCTATGAAATCTCATGTGACAGCTGTAAAGAGAATCATTCACTATGTGAATG ttttctctctttgtctTGCAGCCATGGTGAAAACTAGAGGAAGTGGGTCTCGGTCTCTCAAGGACTTGAAGGCTGGCTCGTTGACTACATCATCCTCACTCACCAAGAAAAAGGCTTGA
- the LOC133806181 gene encoding uncharacterized protein LOC133806181 — MAALLASVPGSSKKARASLFDDASDHEGASTKTHFDSTKSPDVLAPMKKNKGWFQVSSSKKSLGSKDKGEEIPPPCSSSKSDPSEAFVPSDVDPLEDDASIDDDVASEAESDPSLDPSVSPKGKKAVKIPEICTDSPVVPKATIGSSFKAHSLNFYFNDNEKNMKHYVHRDVICEKKISFFAHRVFGVIKNIEDRGWLGSLTGFDGFVPWVVQEFYVNLNDELFDSKSFMFGQVYVRGHWYLFSATEIANVLNVPSVVTNDAVDFDKDKVLSELVGQNMVWEQHSVLKVTDLTHYYAVLHKFSINNWIPTTHTSTITFNTTFFLFKVGTGLQVDLATLIFDQITALGNAKKKGQYLVFHHLIYKLLDSQKPLRLEYEIVTPPIAGVDYKHKKESSSAKMTKGIALKADDADSVINELAGVKTTLETV; from the exons ATGGCCGCTCTGCTCGCCTCTGTCCCTGGGTCTTCCAAAAAGGCCCGAGCATCTCTCTTTGACGATGCCTCTGATCATGAAGGTGCTTCAACCAAAACCCATTTTGACTCCACCAAATCTCCTGATGTTCTTGCACCTATGAAGAAAAACAAAGGGTGGTTCCAGGTTTCCTCTTCTAAAAAATCCCTAGGGTCCAAAG ACAAAGGTGAAGAAATTCCTCCACCATGTTCCTCCTCTAAATCTGACCCATCTGAAGCTTTTGTACCCTCTGATGTTGATCCACTTGAAGATGATGCCTCAATTGATGATGACGTTGCATCTGAAGCCGAATCTGACCCATCATTGGACCCTTCTGTTTCTCCAAAGGGCAAGAAAGCTGTGAAAATTCCTGAAATTTGCACAGATTCACCTGTGGTTCCTAAAGCCACAATAGGTTCATCTTTTAAAGCTCACTCTTTGAATTTCTATTTCAAtgacaatgagaaaaatatgaagcattatgtGCATAGAGATGTTATTTGTGAGAAAAAAATTTCTTTCTTTGCCCATAGAGTTTTTGGGGTCATTAAGAATATTGAGGATAGAGGGTGGTTGGGATCTTTAACTGGGTTTGATGGTTTTGTCCCTTGGGTTGTTCAAGAATTCTATGTTAATCTTAATGATGAATTGTTTGATAGCAAGTCTTTTATGTTTGGTCAAGTTTATGTTCGGGGCCATTGGTATTTGTTTAGTGCTACTGAAATTGCCAATGTTCTCAATGTGCCTTCTGTTGTTACCAATGATGCGGTGGATTTCGACAAAGATAAGGTTTTATCTGAATTGGTGGGACAGAATATGGTTTGGGAACAACACTCAGTTCTCAAAGTGACCGATCTTACTCATTACTATGCCGTGCTTCACAAATTTTCCATCAACAACTGGATTCCCACCACTCATACCTCTACCATTACCTTTAACACGACCTTCTTTCTGTTCAAAGTTGGGACTGGTCTCCAAGTTGATCTTGCGACTCTAATTTTTGATCAGATCACTGCCTTAGGAAATGCCaaaaagaaaggccaatatttggTGTTTCATCATTTGATCTACAAGTTGCTTGATTCTCAAAAGCCTCTCCGGTTGGAATATGAAATCGTGACACCTCCCATTGCTGGTGTAGATTACAAACACAAGAAGGAATCCTCATCTGCCAAGATGACTAAAGGGATTGCTCTCAAGGCTGACGATGCTGATTCTGTCATCAATGAACTCGCTGGTGTCAAGACCACTCTGGAAACTGTTTAG